The Gemmatimonadaceae bacterium nucleotide sequence ACCATTCCGCGCACGTCCTGAGCCACACACTTCATGTCCGAGTCCGAAGTCGAGAATCCACTCGACGCCACCGCAACCGGCACGGTGTTGACAGCCCGCGAGAAGCGCGATCTCCAGCGCTCGCAGCTTCGACCGCTTGCCAACCGCCGCCCTGAACTCTACGAGGAAGACGAATACACCTCGGAAGACTACGAGCGGATGATCGCGATGTACCAGGGCACGATGGCCTCGATCGAAGAAGGTGAGATCGTCAAGGCCACCGTCATGGAGATCCGCGAGAACCTCGTCATCCTCGACATCGGCTTCAAGTCGGAAGGCTCGATCCCGCTCGAGGAGTTCAAGGACCTGCCTGACCTCAAGGCCGGCGATGTGGTGGAGGTGCTGCTCGAGCACCTCGAGGACCAGGAAGGCTCCGTCGTCCTGTCCAAGAAGAAGGCCGACTTCATGCGCGTGTGGGAACGCATCCGCGGTGCCTACGAAAGCGACCAGCCGGTCACCGGTACGCTCGTCAAGAAGA carries:
- a CDS encoding S1 RNA-binding domain-containing protein, with translation MSESEVENPLDATATGTVLTAREKRDLQRSQLRPLANRRPELYEEDEYTSEDYERMIAMYQGTMASIEEGEIVKATVMEIRENLVILDIGFKSEGSIPLEEFKDLPDLKAGDVVEVLLEHLEDQEGSVVLSKKKADFMRVWERIRGAYESDQPVTGTLVKKIKGGVVVDLMGVDAFLPGSQIALRRVPNIDELLGQTYDFKIIKLNKRRRNIVVSRRVILENERAGKREKLMKELEKDQVRKGVVKNITDFGAFIDLGGVDGLLHITDMSWGRIS